In Trifolium pratense cultivar HEN17-A07 linkage group LG7, ARS_RC_1.1, whole genome shotgun sequence, a genomic segment contains:
- the LOC123899151 gene encoding GDSL esterase/lipase 5-like isoform X3 produces MMARKKIHFCFLIFSLSYGILIPTRCLGNICLPKQHVALFVFGDSLFDVGNNNYINTTIDNQANYSPYGETFFNFPTGRFSDGRVIPDFVAEYAKLPLIQPYLFPGNQQYVNGINFASAGAGALVETHQGLVIDLKTQLTYFKNVKKILRQRYGNKETTTLLSKAVYLINIGVNDYFQENSSLYTHEKYVSMVVGNLTTVIKGIYDLGGRKFGILNQPSKGCFPTIKAFVNGTKSGSCIEEYSAPAKVHNIVLFEELEKLRKQIKGFKYSYFNFFDVSFEVINNPSKFGLKEGGVACCGSGPYKGYYSCGGKREVKDYDLCKNPSEYVFFDAVHPTESASRIISQFMWSGNLSISGPYNLKSLFQE; encoded by the exons ATGATGgccagaaaaaaaattcatttttgtttcCTAATTTTTTCCCTAAGTTATGGTATTCTAATTCCAACAAGGTGCCTTGGTAATATATGTCTCCCAAAACAACATGTTGCATTATTTGTATTTGGAGATTCATTATTTGATGTTGGAAACAATAATTACATCAATACTACTATTGATAATCAAGCAAATTACTCACCATATGGTGAAACCTTCTTCAACTTTCCAACTGGTAGATTCTCTGATGGACGAGTGATTCCAGATTTTGTAG CTGAGTATGCTAAGTTGCCATTAATTCAACCTTATCTATTTCCTGGTAATCAACAATATGTTAATGGAATCAATTTTGCATCAGCTGGAGCTGGGGCTTTAGTAGAAACCCATCAAGGATTG GTGATAGATCTAAAGACTCAATTGACTTATTTTAAGAATGTGAAGAAGATATTGAGGCAGAGATATGGAAATAAAGAAACCACAACTCTGCTATCCAAAGCTGTTTACTTGATTAACATTGGAGTCAATGATTATTTCCAAGAAAATTCCAGCTTATACactcatgaaaaatatgtatccATGGTAGTTGGTAATCTTACAACTGTCATCAAA GGAATATATGATCTAGGAGGGAGGAAATTTGGGATTCTTAACCAACCATCTAAGGGTTGTTTTCCAACCATCAAGGCTTTTGTAAATGGAACTAAATCAGGTTCTTGCATTGAAGAGTATTCAGCACCTGCCAAAGTGCATAACATTGTGCTTTTTGAGGAACTTGAGAAGTTAAGGAAACAGATCAAAGGATTCAAATATTCATATTTCAATTTCTTTGATGTCTCCTTTGAAGTCATAAACAACCCTTCCAAATTTG GTTTGAAAGAAGGAGGAGTGGCATGCTGTGGAAGTGGCCCTTATAAAGGATATTACAGTTGTGGAGGTAAAAGAGAAGTGAAAGATTATGACTTGTGTAAGAATCCTTCTGAATATGTGTTCTTTGATGCTGTTCATCCTACTGAAAGTGCTAGTAGGATTATTTCCCAATTTATGTGGAGTGGAAATCTGAGTATAAGTGGCCCATACAATCTTAAATCACTATTTCAAGAATAG